One window from the genome of Actinoplanes teichomyceticus ATCC 31121 encodes:
- a CDS encoding cellulose binding domain-containing protein yields MHRRRLAALAGACTVLSGLLFATATRADAAAGCSVEYTVASQWPGGFGATVDVTNLGDPVTSWSLVFPLAPGQSITQLWNGSVSQSGTTVTVRNATWNGSIPTGGTASFGFTGSWTGANPAPTAFTLNGVACTGGVVNPTTPATPTTPPDDAPTRIMALGDSITGSPGCWRALLWRKLPADRVDFVGTLPGQGCGFPYDGENEGHGGYLVTNVAGQSLLTGWLAATDPDVVLMHFGTNDAWSNLPTSTILAAYTTLVGQMRASNPNMRVLVAQIIPLNPPTCADCGRRVIELNAAIPAWAAGLSTAASPITVVDQWTGFDTATDTYDGVHPNDAGNAKIAARWYPAVAAALS; encoded by the coding sequence ATGCACCGACGAAGGCTGGCCGCTCTGGCCGGCGCCTGCACCGTGCTCAGCGGTCTGCTGTTCGCCACCGCCACCAGGGCGGACGCGGCCGCCGGCTGCTCCGTCGAGTACACCGTGGCCAGCCAGTGGCCGGGCGGGTTCGGGGCCACCGTCGACGTGACCAACCTCGGCGATCCGGTGACGTCCTGGTCGCTGGTCTTCCCGCTGGCCCCCGGGCAGAGCATCACCCAGCTCTGGAACGGGTCGGTCAGCCAGTCCGGGACCACCGTCACCGTCCGCAACGCGACCTGGAACGGATCGATCCCCACCGGGGGCACCGCCTCGTTCGGCTTCACCGGCTCGTGGACCGGCGCCAACCCGGCGCCGACCGCGTTCACGCTGAACGGCGTGGCGTGCACCGGCGGTGTGGTGAACCCGACGACCCCGGCGACGCCGACCACCCCGCCGGATGACGCACCCACCCGGATCATGGCGCTGGGCGACTCGATCACCGGGTCCCCGGGCTGCTGGCGCGCCCTGCTCTGGCGGAAGCTGCCCGCCGACCGGGTCGACTTCGTCGGCACCCTGCCCGGCCAGGGCTGCGGCTTCCCCTACGACGGGGAGAACGAGGGGCACGGCGGCTACCTGGTCACCAACGTCGCCGGCCAGAGCCTGCTCACCGGCTGGCTGGCCGCGACCGACCCGGACGTGGTCCTGATGCACTTCGGCACCAACGACGCGTGGAGCAACCTGCCCACCTCCACCATCCTGGCCGCCTACACCACGCTGGTCGGCCAGATGCGGGCCAGCAACCCGAACATGCGGGTCCTGGTCGCGCAGATCATCCCGTTGAATCCGCCCACCTGCGCGGACTGCGGCCGGCGGGTGATCGAGTTGAACGCCGCGATCCCGGCGTGGGCGGCCGGGCTGAGCACCGCCGCGTCCCCGATCACCGTGGTCGACCAGTGGACCGGCTTCGACACCGCCACCGACACGTACGACGGCGTCCACCCCAACGACGCGGGCAACGCGAAGATCGCCGCCCGCTGGTACCCGGCGGTCGCCGCCGCCCTCTCCTGA
- a CDS encoding FAD-binding oxidoreductase: MADLDELTTPAGDGDTVCGVPARLVAAPRDTAEASALLRAARGLRVVIRGGGTKLDWGPPPRGLDLIVDTRRLAGVAEHAAGEMITVVRAGTPMAELHGLPGQQLALDAPPGATAGGTVAANASGPRRLRYGTARDLLIGITVVRPDGTIARAGGKVVKNVAGYDLCKLYTGAFGTLGLITECVFRLHPVPAASRFVRAVAPPGHAARILAGQFAASAVEVNAVPGAEPELAVLLEGTPDGVRERAAAIADLLGGQVSAEAPPWWDRPPWPGDGVGVKLTGRLSQVPALVATAVGAGATVRGSAGTGVLYAGFPPGVTSPGNATARATDRAAASAAAAGPFSPAPVAPLSSAPVAPLSPAPVAPRVASAAPAPGSAARPSASATPGSGPAAPRPRPGCSATAEGTATAEGTVEVGRAVELLRAAATRAGGHAVVLVAPAGVRDTLDRWGPVPGLALMRRVKDRFDPDHRFAPGRFVGGI, encoded by the coding sequence ATGGCCGACCTGGACGAGCTCACGACGCCGGCCGGAGACGGCGACACGGTCTGCGGGGTGCCCGCCCGGCTGGTGGCCGCGCCGCGCGACACCGCCGAAGCGTCCGCGCTGCTCAGGGCCGCCCGCGGCCTGCGGGTGGTGATCCGGGGCGGTGGCACCAAACTGGACTGGGGACCGCCACCCCGCGGCCTGGACCTGATCGTCGACACCCGGCGCCTGGCCGGGGTGGCCGAGCACGCCGCCGGAGAGATGATCACCGTGGTCCGGGCCGGCACCCCGATGGCCGAGCTGCACGGGCTGCCCGGCCAGCAACTCGCGCTGGACGCGCCGCCCGGCGCGACGGCCGGGGGCACGGTCGCGGCGAACGCCTCCGGACCGCGCCGCCTGCGGTACGGCACGGCGCGGGACCTCCTGATCGGGATCACCGTGGTCCGGCCGGACGGGACGATCGCGCGGGCCGGCGGCAAGGTGGTCAAGAACGTCGCCGGGTACGACCTCTGCAAGCTCTACACCGGCGCCTTCGGCACTCTCGGGCTGATCACCGAGTGCGTCTTCCGGCTGCACCCGGTCCCGGCCGCGTCCCGGTTCGTCCGGGCGGTCGCCCCGCCCGGGCACGCGGCCCGGATCCTGGCCGGGCAGTTCGCGGCGAGCGCCGTGGAGGTGAATGCCGTTCCCGGCGCGGAGCCGGAGCTGGCCGTCCTGCTGGAGGGGACACCGGACGGGGTACGCGAGCGGGCCGCCGCGATCGCCGACTTGCTGGGCGGGCAGGTGTCGGCCGAGGCCCCGCCGTGGTGGGATCGGCCGCCCTGGCCCGGCGACGGCGTGGGCGTCAAGCTCACCGGTCGGTTGTCGCAGGTGCCGGCCCTGGTGGCGACCGCGGTGGGCGCGGGCGCGACGGTACGCGGATCGGCCGGGACCGGGGTTCTCTACGCGGGCTTCCCGCCCGGCGTCACGTCCCCGGGCAACGCCACCGCCCGCGCCACGGACCGCGCGGCTGCCTCCGCCGCGGCGGCCGGACCTTTCTCCCCCGCACCCGTCGCGCCGCTCTCCTCCGCACCCGTCGCGCCGCTCTCCCCCGCACCCGTCGCGCCGCGCGTCGCCTCCGCGGCGCCGGCTCCCGGCTCCGCCGCACGACCCTCCGCCTCCGCGACGCCGGGCTCCGGCCCCGCCGCGCCGCGCCCCAGGCCCGGCTGCTCGGCGACCGCCGAAGGTACGGCGACCGCCGAGGGGACGGTCGAGGTGGGCCGTGCCGTCGAGCTGCTGCGGGCGGCGGCGACCCGCGCGGGCGGGCACGCGGTGGTGCTGGTCGCGCCCGCCGGGGTACGCGACACCCTGGACAGGTGGGGACCGGTGCCCGGGTTGGCGCTGATGCGCCGGGTCAAGGACCGGTTCGATCCCGATCACCGGTTCGCGCCGGGTCGCTTCGTGGGAGGCATCTGA
- a CDS encoding (Fe-S)-binding protein, giving the protein MADVDATRGTGPTPPDALRAAETGTGPGAFDDHHPPSADLLSDCVHCGFCLATCPTYVLWGEEMDSPRGRIHLIAQGVEGEPLSDSMVTHFDRCLGCMACVTACPSGVRYDRLIEDTRAQVERRYPRTARDRALRAAIFAVFPYPRRLRLLRGPLWAYQKSGLQRLVARSGLLERLAPTLATLDALAPRLRGVPRPPRRVAARGARRAVVGMLTGCVQSAFFPDVNSATARVLAAEGCDVLIPSGQGCCGALSVHNGRRSEAERFARRLIDTFERTGMDYFVVNAAGCGSSLKEYGELLADDPAYASRAAAFAAKVRDLAELLAELGPVAQRHPLPVTVAYHDACHLGHAQGIRTQPRALLRAIPGLELREIAEPEICCGSAGVWNVLNPEPAAELGDRKAAAVLQTGASLLVTANPGCLMQVAAAVRRQGGEIALAHTAQVLDASIRNLGTATLTAE; this is encoded by the coding sequence ATGGCTGACGTGGACGCCACCCGGGGCACCGGGCCGACGCCACCGGACGCGCTGCGGGCCGCGGAGACCGGGACCGGGCCGGGCGCCTTCGACGATCACCACCCGCCGAGCGCCGACCTGCTGTCGGACTGCGTGCACTGCGGGTTCTGCCTGGCCACCTGCCCGACGTACGTGCTGTGGGGCGAGGAGATGGACTCGCCGCGCGGCCGGATCCACCTGATCGCCCAGGGGGTGGAGGGTGAGCCGCTGAGCGACTCGATGGTCACCCACTTCGACCGCTGCCTCGGCTGTATGGCGTGTGTGACGGCGTGCCCGTCCGGGGTGCGGTACGACCGGCTGATCGAGGACACCCGGGCCCAGGTGGAGCGGCGGTATCCGCGTACGGCACGGGACCGCGCGCTGCGGGCGGCGATCTTCGCGGTGTTCCCGTACCCGCGGCGGCTGCGGCTGTTGCGGGGACCGCTGTGGGCGTACCAGAAATCGGGTCTGCAGAGGCTGGTCGCCCGCAGCGGGCTGCTGGAGCGGCTCGCGCCCACGCTGGCCACGCTGGACGCGCTCGCTCCGCGGCTGCGCGGCGTGCCGCGGCCGCCGCGCCGCGTCGCCGCCCGCGGCGCCCGGCGCGCGGTGGTCGGCATGCTGACCGGGTGCGTGCAGTCCGCGTTCTTCCCGGACGTCAACTCGGCGACCGCACGGGTCCTCGCCGCCGAGGGCTGCGACGTGCTGATCCCGTCCGGGCAGGGGTGTTGCGGAGCGCTGAGCGTGCACAACGGGCGGCGCTCCGAGGCGGAGCGGTTCGCGCGGCGGCTGATCGACACGTTCGAACGCACCGGCATGGACTATTTCGTGGTCAACGCGGCCGGGTGCGGGTCGTCGCTGAAGGAGTACGGCGAGCTGCTCGCCGACGATCCGGCGTACGCGTCGCGGGCGGCCGCGTTCGCCGCCAAGGTGCGTGATCTGGCCGAGCTGCTCGCCGAGCTGGGGCCGGTCGCGCAGCGGCACCCGCTGCCGGTGACGGTCGCCTACCACGATGCCTGCCATCTCGGACATGCCCAGGGCATCCGGACCCAGCCCCGTGCGTTGCTGCGCGCGATCCCCGGGCTGGAGCTGCGCGAGATAGCCGAGCCGGAGATCTGCTGCGGGTCGGCCGGGGTGTGGAACGTGCTCAATCCCGAGCCGGCCGCCGAGCTGGGTGACCGCAAGGCCGCCGCGGTGCTCCAGACCGGCGCGTCGCTGCTGGTCACCGCGAACCCGGGCTGTCTGATGCAGGTCGCGGCGGCGGTCCGGCGGCAGGGTGGGGAGATCGCCCTGGCGCACACGGCCCAGGTGCTCGACGCCTCCATCCGCAACCTGGGAACCGCGACCCTGACCGCCGAGTGA
- a CDS encoding putative quinol monooxygenase, with protein MIFITAKFLIKPEHADEWPRIAGPFTEATRAELGCLWFEWSRSIDNPQEYVLVEAFRDDEAGADHVGSAHFKQARQELPRYLMATPKIVSQSVEQDGWAELGEMAVER; from the coding sequence ATGATCTTCATTACCGCGAAGTTCCTGATCAAGCCGGAGCACGCCGACGAGTGGCCGCGGATCGCCGGGCCGTTCACCGAGGCGACCCGGGCCGAACTGGGCTGCCTCTGGTTCGAGTGGTCCCGCAGCATCGACAACCCGCAGGAGTACGTGCTGGTGGAGGCATTCCGGGACGACGAGGCGGGCGCCGACCACGTCGGCTCGGCGCACTTCAAGCAGGCCCGGCAGGAGCTGCCGCGGTACCTGATGGCCACGCCGAAGATCGTCAGTCAGTCGGTGGAGCAGGACGGCTGGGCGGAACTGGGCGAGATGGCCGTCGAGCGGTAG